One region of Mycolicibacterium rhodesiae NBB3 genomic DNA includes:
- a CDS encoding SDR family NAD(P)-dependent oxidoreductase yields MKDTGAPPVVVVFGGRSEIGLEVATRLAPGAVVVLAARRCGDLDAQVAAVRAAGAAAVAVREFDADALDSHRSVVDSLIADFGPIDTAVLAFGILGDQARAEKDPAHAAAVLHTDFVAQVSLLTVLTTRMQDAGSGRVVVFSSIAGTRARRANYVYGSAKMGLDGFTAGLTDALHGTGVKVLLVRPGFVVGRMTAGMDPAPMSSTPQQVADAVVRALRKGRSTVWVPAPMAALAFAFRMTPRFIWRRLPR; encoded by the coding sequence GTGAAGGACACGGGTGCTCCTCCGGTCGTGGTGGTCTTCGGCGGACGCAGCGAGATCGGACTCGAGGTGGCGACGCGGCTGGCGCCGGGCGCGGTCGTCGTGCTGGCGGCACGCCGCTGCGGCGATCTCGATGCCCAGGTCGCGGCGGTACGAGCGGCCGGTGCGGCGGCTGTGGCCGTGCGGGAATTCGACGCCGACGCGCTGGATTCCCATCGTTCGGTCGTCGATTCTCTCATCGCCGACTTCGGGCCGATCGACACCGCTGTGCTGGCGTTCGGAATCCTGGGCGACCAGGCCCGCGCCGAGAAGGACCCGGCCCACGCGGCGGCGGTCCTGCACACCGACTTCGTCGCGCAGGTGAGCCTGCTGACGGTACTGACGACCAGGATGCAAGACGCAGGATCCGGTCGCGTCGTCGTGTTCTCCTCGATCGCGGGCACCAGGGCACGGCGTGCCAACTACGTGTACGGGTCGGCCAAGATGGGTCTGGACGGCTTCACGGCCGGTCTCACCGACGCGCTGCACGGGACGGGAGTCAAGGTGTTGCTGGTGCGACCCGGATTCGTCGTCGGAAGGATGACGGCGGGCATGGATCCCGCGCCGATGTCGAGCACCCCACAGCAGGTCGCGGACGCCGTCGTTCGCGCACTGCGTAAGGGCCGCAGCACGGTGTGGGTTCCCGCACCGATGGCGGCACTGGCGTTCGCGTTCCGGATGACGCCACGCTTCATCTGGCGGAGGCTGCCGCGATGA
- a CDS encoding M24 family metallopeptidase: protein MSAGRFDTDVYAQRLHTAAAAAGAAGLAGLVITPGYDLRYLVGSRAQTFERLTALVLPASGEPTVVVPRLELASLKESALTELPVAVRDWVDGDDPYQLVAEALGGAPVATAVTDAMPALHLLPLADVLGVVPVLATDVLRRLRMIKDAAEIDALRKAGAAIDRVHARVPEFLVPGRTEAEVAADIAKAIVDEGHSEVAFIIVGSGPHGADPHHECSDRELRAGDIVVVDIGGPYEPGYNSDSTRTYSIGDPEPEVARRYAVLQRAQQAAVEAVRPGITAEQVDATARDLLAAEGLADAFVHRTGHGIGLSVHEEPYIVAGNDLTLEEGMAFSVEPGVYFPGQWGARIEDIVIVTADGALPVNNRPHELVVVPAGPAAAG from the coding sequence ATGAGTGCCGGCCGATTCGACACAGACGTCTACGCGCAACGCTTGCACACGGCCGCCGCCGCGGCCGGTGCTGCCGGTCTTGCGGGCTTGGTCATCACACCTGGGTACGACCTGCGCTACCTCGTCGGCTCGCGCGCGCAGACCTTCGAACGGCTGACCGCGCTGGTGCTGCCCGCCTCGGGTGAACCCACTGTGGTGGTGCCGCGGCTGGAACTGGCGTCGTTGAAGGAGTCGGCGCTCACCGAACTGCCTGTGGCAGTGCGGGACTGGGTCGATGGTGACGATCCGTACCAGCTGGTCGCCGAGGCGCTGGGCGGTGCGCCGGTCGCCACCGCGGTCACCGACGCCATGCCTGCGTTGCATCTGCTGCCGTTGGCCGACGTGCTCGGCGTGGTTCCGGTCCTCGCCACCGATGTGCTGCGCCGGCTGCGAATGATCAAGGACGCCGCGGAGATCGACGCCCTGCGCAAGGCCGGCGCCGCGATCGACCGCGTGCATGCCCGGGTCCCCGAGTTCCTCGTGCCCGGCCGCACCGAGGCCGAGGTGGCTGCCGACATCGCGAAAGCCATTGTCGACGAAGGACATTCGGAGGTCGCGTTCATCATCGTCGGGTCCGGTCCGCATGGCGCCGACCCGCACCACGAATGTTCCGACCGTGAGTTGCGGGCCGGCGACATCGTCGTCGTCGACATCGGCGGCCCCTACGAGCCCGGGTACAACTCCGACTCCACCCGCACGTACAGCATCGGCGACCCCGAGCCCGAGGTCGCACGACGCTACGCCGTGCTTCAGCGCGCCCAGCAGGCTGCGGTCGAGGCGGTGCGGCCGGGCATCACCGCGGAGCAGGTCGATGCCACCGCACGCGACCTGCTGGCCGCCGAGGGGCTTGCCGACGCCTTCGTGCACCGCACCGGGCACGGCATCGGACTCTCCGTGCACGAGGAGCCCTACATCGTCGCGGGAAACGACCTCACGCTCGAGGAGGGCATGGCGTTCTCCGTCGAGCCCGGCGTCTACTTTCCCGGCCAGTGGGGAGCCCGGATCGAGGACATCGTGATCGTCACCGCCGACGGCGCGCTACCGGTGAACAACCGTCCGCACGAACTGGTCGTGGTACCGGCCGGCCCGGCCGCAGCGGGCTAA
- a CDS encoding F420-dependent biliverdin reductase codes for MSQSSGKATTRLTSDAIAFLTERHLAMLTTLRSDNSPHVVAVGFTFDPKTHIARVITSRGTQKAVNAEHRGVAVLSQVDGARWLSLEGKAQVNEDPAAVRDAELRYAQRYRTPRPNPKRVVIEVRIERVLGSSGLLDRAAD; via the coding sequence ATGTCCCAGTCATCCGGGAAGGCAACAACCCGACTCACCAGCGACGCGATCGCGTTCCTCACGGAACGGCATCTGGCCATGCTGACCACGCTTCGGTCGGACAACTCGCCGCACGTGGTGGCCGTCGGTTTCACCTTCGATCCCAAGACGCACATCGCCAGGGTCATCACGTCCCGCGGCACGCAGAAAGCCGTCAACGCCGAGCACCGTGGTGTGGCGGTGCTCAGCCAGGTCGACGGTGCGCGGTGGCTGTCGTTGGAAGGCAAAGCCCAGGTCAACGAAGACCCCGCTGCGGTGCGCGACGCCGAACTGCGCTACGCCCAGCGGTACCGCACTCCGCGGCCGAATCCCAAGCGTGTGGTGATCGAGGTCCGCATCGAGCGGGTGCTGGGATCCTCGGGTCTGCTGGACCGCGCTGCCGATTAG
- a CDS encoding DUF4333 domain-containing protein, producing MSGPQGSDPTQQWTGAQQPDQPAEQASSEPTNQWQPQQPSSSEPTTAAPQWQPPAYDPQQQQPPAYDPQQQQYPQYPQQQQPAYQAPQEYQQPTEYNPQAYPQQGQYGQQPGYDQSGQYAYGQQPGQYGQPGQYGQPTQYGQQPGQYGQPGQFGQQPGAEEGSKRSLAVIGGVVGLLAALIIVVVLILGFWKPGFFVTTKLDIDAAQTGVQRILTDEANGYGAKNVQNVKCNDGQNPTVKKGGTFDCEVSIDGTKRQVTVTFQDDDGTYEVGRPK from the coding sequence ATGAGCGGACCGCAGGGATCTGACCCGACGCAGCAGTGGACCGGTGCCCAGCAGCCGGACCAGCCGGCGGAGCAGGCGTCGAGCGAGCCGACCAACCAGTGGCAGCCGCAGCAGCCTTCGAGCAGCGAGCCGACCACCGCTGCGCCGCAGTGGCAACCGCCGGCGTACGACCCGCAACAGCAGCAGCCGCCGGCCTACGATCCGCAACAGCAGCAGTACCCGCAGTACCCGCAGCAGCAGCAGCCCGCGTACCAGGCGCCGCAGGAGTACCAGCAGCCCACCGAGTACAACCCGCAGGCGTACCCGCAGCAGGGTCAGTACGGGCAGCAGCCCGGATACGACCAGTCGGGACAGTACGCATACGGTCAGCAGCCGGGTCAGTACGGTCAGCCCGGGCAATACGGTCAGCCCACCCAGTACGGTCAGCAGCCCGGGCAGTACGGCCAGCCCGGTCAATTCGGTCAGCAGCCGGGTGCCGAAGAGGGGTCGAAGCGCTCACTGGCGGTGATCGGCGGCGTCGTCGGTCTGCTGGCCGCGCTCATCATTGTCGTGGTACTCATCCTCGGCTTCTGGAAGCCCGGCTTCTTCGTCACCACCAAGCTCGATATCGATGCGGCGCAGACCGGTGTGCAGCGCATCCTGACCGACGAGGCCAATGGCTACGGCGCCAAGAATGTTCAGAACGTCAAGTGCAACGACGGCCAGAATCCCACGGTCAAGAAGGGTGGCACCTTCGACTGCGAGGTCAGCATCGACGGCACCAAGCGTCAGGTGACGGTGACCTTCCAGGACGACGACGGCACCTATGAGGTGGGTCGCCCGAAGTAG
- a CDS encoding 5'-3' exonuclease has translation MSAPLILLDGASMWFRSYFGVPSSITAPDGRPVNALRGFLDAVATVITRERPGRLVVCRDDDWRPQWRVDAIPTYKSHRVVEENPGDEPDVEEVPDDLTPQVDMIFEILDAFGIATAGAAEFEADDVLGTLAAREKRDPVVVVSGDRDLLQVVRDEPVPVRVLYLGSGLAKAIKWGPEEVAEKYGVPVDRAGQAYAELALLRGDPSDGLPGVPGVGEKTAATLLAQHGSLENILAAAHDPRSKMSKSPRTKLLAATDYIEKAGPVVRVATDADLNWSTSSDILPLAAEHPRKVVTLAEKYGVTSSIGRLQRALDDLPNR, from the coding sequence GTGTCCGCTCCCCTGATACTGCTCGACGGCGCCAGCATGTGGTTCCGCTCGTACTTCGGTGTGCCCTCGTCGATCACGGCGCCGGACGGGCGGCCGGTCAACGCGCTGCGCGGCTTCCTGGACGCCGTCGCGACGGTGATCACCCGGGAGCGGCCAGGCCGCCTCGTGGTGTGCCGCGACGACGATTGGCGGCCGCAGTGGCGAGTCGATGCCATCCCCACGTACAAATCGCATCGCGTCGTCGAGGAGAACCCCGGCGACGAGCCGGACGTCGAAGAGGTGCCCGACGACCTGACCCCCCAGGTCGACATGATCTTCGAGATTCTCGACGCCTTCGGCATCGCCACCGCGGGCGCAGCCGAATTCGAGGCCGACGACGTACTGGGCACACTCGCCGCCCGCGAGAAGCGCGACCCCGTCGTCGTGGTCAGCGGCGACCGCGACCTCCTGCAGGTGGTGCGCGACGAACCCGTACCGGTGCGGGTTCTCTACCTCGGTAGCGGGCTGGCCAAGGCGATCAAATGGGGTCCGGAGGAAGTCGCGGAGAAGTACGGGGTGCCGGTCGACCGCGCCGGACAGGCGTACGCGGAGCTCGCGTTGTTGCGCGGTGACCCGTCCGACGGGCTGCCCGGCGTTCCCGGCGTCGGCGAGAAGACCGCGGCGACGCTGCTGGCGCAGCACGGCTCGCTGGAGAACATCCTGGCCGCAGCCCACGATCCGAGGTCCAAGATGTCCAAGTCGCCCCGGACGAAACTGCTCGCGGCCACGGATTACATCGAGAAGGCGGGCCCTGTCGTCCGGGTCGCCACCGATGCCGATCTGAACTGGTCGACGTCGTCGGACATCCTGCCGCTGGCCGCCGAGCACCCGCGCAAGGTCGTCACACTGGCCGAGAAGTACGGCGTGACGTCGTCGATCGGCCGTCTGCAGAGAGCCCTCGACGACCTGCCGAACCGCTGA
- the cobM gene encoding precorrin-4 C(11)-methyltransferase: MTVYFIGAGPGAADLITVRGHRLLSRCAVCLYAGSIMPEDLLAVCPPDAKVVDTGPLTLDAIISEIAQAHAAGLDVARLHSGDPSIYSAVAEQCRRLEALGIDFEMVPGVPAFAAAAAVLGRELTVPGVAQTVTLTRVATLSTAMPPGEDLATLSSVGGTLVLHLAAAQIDAIVPQLLAGGYQPETPCAVVAFATWPQQQVLRCTLAELAEQMNAAGITRTAVIFVGDVLAAEGFTDSYLYSAGRARRERH; the protein is encoded by the coding sequence ATGACGGTCTACTTCATCGGTGCCGGTCCCGGCGCGGCGGACCTCATCACCGTGCGCGGCCACCGTCTGCTGAGTCGGTGTGCGGTCTGTCTGTACGCCGGCTCGATCATGCCCGAGGACCTGCTGGCGGTGTGCCCGCCCGACGCGAAGGTCGTCGACACCGGACCGCTGACGCTGGACGCGATCATCTCCGAGATCGCGCAAGCACACGCCGCGGGGCTGGACGTCGCCCGGCTGCACTCGGGGGATCCGTCGATCTACAGCGCCGTAGCCGAGCAGTGCCGACGTCTCGAGGCGCTCGGCATCGACTTCGAGATGGTGCCCGGTGTACCGGCTTTCGCCGCGGCGGCCGCCGTGCTGGGTCGTGAGCTCACCGTCCCCGGGGTGGCGCAAACCGTGACACTGACCCGGGTCGCGACGCTGTCGACCGCGATGCCACCCGGCGAGGATCTGGCCACCCTGTCCAGTGTGGGCGGCACACTGGTGCTGCATCTGGCCGCCGCCCAGATCGATGCGATCGTCCCCCAGTTGCTGGCGGGCGGCTACCAACCCGAAACGCCCTGTGCGGTGGTGGCGTTCGCGACGTGGCCGCAGCAGCAGGTGCTTCGGTGCACGCTGGCCGAGCTGGCCGAGCAGATGAATGCGGCCGGCATCACGCGAACCGCCGTGATCTTCGTCGGCGACGTGCTCGCGGCCGAAGGGTTCACCGACAGCTATCTGTATTCGGCGGGGCGCGCCCGCCGGGAACGGCACTGA
- a CDS encoding phosphotransferase family protein, with translation MGIPRGPEDVTATWLGSVLDADVSAVDVTAIGTGQTGATYRVSATYSTPQPELPNSFAVKLSAQDDAVRERVALGYRSEVEFYTLIADRMRIPVPKNFYCEISDDGADVVLLLGDMAPAVQGDQIAGCSEEEAGLAVEALAGLHGPSWCDPEWMGLAAIVMPKPGDDDAAKGLGDVSTMAADIVIDRLGARIAPEDQETLVAAMSSVTAWLRAEPKRFALMHGDYRLDNMLFDPDRTRITVVDWQTVGIGLPGRDLAYFTGTSLEPELRADVERSLVERYHRALLGYGVTDYDAETCWRDYRLGAVQVPLLVALGTAFASTTDRGDDMMLAMLRRGCVAIRELDTLELIDSYR, from the coding sequence ATGGGCATTCCACGCGGACCCGAAGATGTGACGGCGACTTGGCTGGGATCGGTGCTCGACGCCGATGTGAGCGCGGTCGACGTCACCGCGATCGGTACCGGCCAGACCGGCGCGACGTACCGGGTCTCCGCGACGTACTCCACCCCGCAGCCGGAGCTGCCGAACTCGTTCGCGGTCAAGCTGTCCGCACAGGACGACGCGGTGCGCGAACGGGTCGCGCTCGGCTACCGGTCAGAGGTCGAGTTCTACACGCTGATCGCCGACCGGATGCGCATCCCGGTGCCAAAGAATTTTTACTGCGAGATCTCCGACGACGGAGCGGATGTCGTGCTGCTGCTGGGCGATATGGCACCCGCGGTACAGGGCGACCAGATCGCCGGATGCTCCGAGGAGGAGGCCGGACTGGCGGTGGAAGCCCTCGCCGGTCTGCACGGTCCCAGCTGGTGCGATCCCGAGTGGATGGGTCTGGCCGCCATCGTCATGCCGAAACCCGGTGACGACGACGCCGCCAAGGGTCTCGGCGACGTCTCTACGATGGCCGCCGACATCGTGATCGACAGGCTCGGCGCCCGCATCGCCCCCGAGGACCAGGAGACTCTGGTCGCCGCAATGTCTTCGGTGACGGCGTGGCTGCGGGCCGAGCCGAAGCGGTTCGCGCTGATGCACGGCGACTACCGGCTCGACAACATGCTGTTCGACCCGGACCGCACCCGCATCACCGTCGTCGATTGGCAGACTGTGGGAATCGGTCTACCCGGGCGCGACCTCGCCTATTTCACGGGGACCAGCCTGGAACCGGAGCTTCGCGCAGATGTCGAGCGCAGCCTTGTCGAGCGCTACCACCGGGCGCTGCTGGGATATGGGGTGACGGACTACGACGCCGAAACCTGCTGGCGCGATTACCGTCTCGGCGCCGTGCAGGTGCCTCTGCTCGTCGCGCTCGGAACCGCGTTCGCCTCGACGACCGACCGTGGTGACGACATGATGCTGGCGATGCTGCGCCGCGGCTGCGTGGCGATCCGCGAATTGGACACGCTCGAACTCATCGACTCCTACCGCTGA
- a CDS encoding VOC family protein — protein MPFAVDRIDHVVLNCRDVEQTVHWYARVLGMRREIFGDGRMALVFGNQKLNVRPTGAPNWATGAVDAPGSLDLCFIADVSADEVGAHLRACDVPILEGPVAKTGALGPMTSHYCRDPDGNLVEVASYRMPD, from the coding sequence ATGCCCTTCGCTGTCGATCGAATCGATCATGTGGTGCTCAACTGCCGCGACGTCGAGCAGACCGTCCACTGGTACGCGCGGGTGCTGGGCATGAGGCGCGAGATATTCGGGGATGGCCGCATGGCTTTGGTGTTCGGCAACCAGAAGCTCAACGTGCGGCCCACCGGCGCGCCGAATTGGGCGACCGGTGCGGTCGATGCGCCCGGCTCGCTCGATCTGTGCTTCATCGCCGACGTCAGCGCCGATGAGGTGGGTGCGCACCTGCGGGCGTGTGATGTGCCGATCCTCGAGGGACCCGTCGCGAAAACCGGCGCGCTGGGCCCGATGACGTCGCATTACTGCCGGGACCCCGACGGAAACCTGGTCGAGGTCGCCAGCTATCGGATGCCCGATTAG
- a CDS encoding precorrin-2 C(20)-methyltransferase, with the protein MTDGSGTLWGVGLGPGDPELVTVKAARVINDADVVAYHSARHGKSIARGIAAPYLRAGQIEEHLVYPVTTETTNHPGGYAGAMEDFYRESADRIAEHLDAGRDVALLAEGDPLFYSSYMHMHTRLTERFHAVIVPGVTSVSAASAATGTPLVQGDEVLTILPGTLPVDELTRRLADTDAAVILKLGRSYPAVREALSAAGRLDETFYVERASTQAERVLPAGGVDETSVPYFSLAMLPGTPRPEATTGSVAVVGLGPGDVDWMTPQSRRELASATDLIGYGPYLDRVGTRDGQRRHPSDNTDEPARARLACTLAEQGRSVAVVSSGDPGVFAMATAVLEEAKQWPGVEVRVIPAMTAAQAVASRVGAPLGHDYAVISLSDRLKPWEVIAARLTAAATADLVLAIYNPASKSRTWQVGAMRDLLLEHRDPGTPVVIGRDVSGPAEEVKVVRLADLDQADVDMRTLLIVGSSQTQWYLSDTGDTVFTPRRYPT; encoded by the coding sequence ATGACGGACGGCAGCGGAACCCTCTGGGGTGTCGGGTTGGGGCCAGGGGATCCCGAACTGGTGACGGTGAAGGCGGCCCGGGTCATCAACGACGCCGACGTGGTCGCGTATCACAGTGCGCGGCACGGTAAGAGCATCGCGCGCGGTATCGCCGCGCCGTATCTGCGCGCGGGCCAGATCGAAGAGCACCTGGTGTACCCGGTGACCACCGAGACGACCAACCATCCCGGCGGCTATGCCGGCGCCATGGAGGACTTCTACCGGGAATCGGCCGACCGTATCGCGGAACACCTCGACGCGGGTCGTGACGTCGCTCTGCTCGCGGAGGGCGATCCGCTGTTCTACAGCTCCTACATGCACATGCACACCCGGCTCACCGAGCGGTTTCACGCGGTGATCGTGCCCGGTGTGACGTCGGTGAGCGCCGCATCGGCGGCGACCGGCACTCCCCTGGTGCAGGGCGACGAGGTGCTCACGATCTTGCCGGGAACACTGCCGGTCGACGAGCTCACGCGTCGACTGGCAGACACCGACGCCGCGGTCATCCTCAAGCTGGGGCGTTCGTATCCGGCAGTGCGCGAAGCGCTTTCGGCGGCCGGTCGGCTCGACGAGACCTTCTACGTGGAGCGCGCCAGCACGCAGGCCGAGCGGGTCCTGCCCGCGGGCGGCGTGGACGAGACGTCCGTACCGTACTTCTCGCTGGCGATGCTGCCGGGAACGCCGCGGCCCGAAGCGACGACGGGCAGTGTCGCGGTGGTCGGATTGGGTCCGGGTGACGTCGACTGGATGACACCGCAGAGCCGCCGTGAACTGGCATCGGCCACCGACCTCATCGGCTACGGCCCTTACCTGGACCGCGTCGGCACCCGCGACGGCCAGCGCCGCCATCCCAGCGACAACACCGACGAACCGGCCCGCGCCCGGCTGGCGTGCACGCTGGCCGAACAGGGCCGCTCGGTCGCGGTGGTGTCCTCCGGCGACCCAGGCGTGTTCGCGATGGCGACTGCGGTGCTCGAGGAGGCCAAGCAGTGGCCGGGGGTCGAGGTGCGAGTGATTCCGGCGATGACCGCGGCACAGGCCGTCGCCAGCCGCGTCGGTGCGCCGCTGGGCCACGACTACGCCGTCATCTCGCTCTCCGACCGGCTCAAGCCGTGGGAGGTGATCGCGGCGCGACTGACCGCCGCGGCGACCGCCGACCTGGTGCTGGCCATCTACAACCCCGCGTCCAAGAGCCGCACGTGGCAGGTGGGGGCGATGCGCGACTTGCTGCTCGAGCATCGCGATCCCGGTACCCCCGTGGTGATCGGACGCGACGTGTCCGGTCCGGCCGAGGAGGTCAAGGTCGTGCGGCTCGCCGATCTCGACCAGGCTGACGTCGACATGCGCACGCTGCTGATCGTCGGCTCGTCCCAGACGCAGTGGTACTTGAGCGACACCGGCGATACCGTCTTCACCCCCCGCCGCTACCCCACCTAG
- a CDS encoding bifunctional cobalt-precorrin-7 (C(5))-methyltransferase/cobalt-precorrin-6B (C(15))-methyltransferase, whose product MIVVVGIGADGMSGLAQASRAELVRATVIYGSRRQLDLLDDSVTAARREWPTPMLPALRSLLDGTAGDVHVVASGDPLLHGVGNSLIRLYGAAQVVVLPHVSSVTLACSRVGWAVQDTEIISLVTNEPHTAVRRGGQAIVMSRDASSPVALARMLTDTGRGDSEITVLEQLGGPAERRRSATAREWSARPPGDVDALNVIAVRYLPDERRFSVMPDEAFANDGQITKQPVRAFTLAALAPRAGELLWDVGAGSGSIAIEWCRSGPGCRAIAFERDEARRKRITENSVAFGAHVEVRAGAPDAFDDAPPPAAIFIGGGVTQPGLLDACFDRLASGGRLVANAVTVESEAVIAQWYARHGGELRRFDHQRGEPLGGFTGWRPAMPVTQWSVTRP is encoded by the coding sequence ATGATCGTCGTTGTCGGAATCGGCGCCGATGGTATGTCCGGGCTGGCGCAGGCGTCGCGTGCCGAATTGGTCAGGGCCACGGTCATTTACGGGTCTCGGCGCCAGTTGGACCTGCTCGATGACAGTGTCACCGCTGCGCGCCGGGAATGGCCGACGCCGATGCTGCCCGCGTTGCGCTCGCTGCTGGACGGGACCGCCGGCGATGTGCACGTGGTGGCCAGTGGCGATCCACTGCTGCATGGCGTCGGCAACTCGCTGATCCGGTTGTACGGCGCAGCGCAGGTCGTCGTCCTGCCGCACGTGTCGTCGGTGACGCTGGCCTGTTCGCGGGTCGGCTGGGCCGTGCAGGACACCGAGATCATCAGCCTGGTGACGAACGAACCGCACACCGCGGTGCGGCGGGGTGGTCAGGCCATCGTGATGTCCCGCGACGCCTCGAGTCCGGTGGCGTTGGCGCGCATGCTCACCGACACCGGTCGCGGCGATTCGGAGATCACGGTGCTCGAGCAACTCGGCGGCCCTGCAGAGCGGCGCCGCTCGGCGACCGCACGCGAATGGTCGGCGCGTCCGCCAGGCGACGTCGACGCGCTGAACGTGATCGCGGTGCGCTACCTGCCCGACGAGCGCCGGTTCAGCGTGATGCCCGACGAGGCGTTCGCCAACGACGGGCAGATCACCAAACAGCCGGTGCGGGCGTTCACACTCGCAGCACTGGCGCCCAGAGCCGGTGAGCTGCTGTGGGACGTCGGGGCGGGGTCCGGCAGCATCGCGATCGAGTGGTGCCGCAGCGGACCCGGATGCCGCGCGATCGCATTCGAACGCGACGAAGCGAGACGCAAGCGCATCACCGAGAACTCCGTCGCGTTCGGCGCCCACGTCGAGGTGCGTGCCGGCGCCCCGGATGCGTTCGACGACGCGCCACCGCCCGCCGCGATCTTCATTGGAGGGGGAGTCACGCAACCCGGTCTGCTCGACGCATGTTTCGACCGCCTGGCCTCAGGCGGCCGTCTGGTCGCCAACGCTGTCACCGTCGAGTCCGAAGCTGTTATCGCCCAGTGGTATGCACGCCACGGAGGGGAGCTTCGCCGGTTCGACCATCAGCGGGGTGAGCCGCTGGGCGGCTTCACCGGCTGGCGGCCGGCGATGCCCGTGACCCAGTGGTCGGTGACCAGACCATGA
- a CDS encoding cobalt-precorrin-6A reductase, with amino-acid sequence MRILLLGGTSEARALAAQLHPDIDVISSLAGRVPDPALPVGQVRIGGFGGADGLRDWLRGAGVDAVVDATHPFAATITSTAATVCRDLGVPHLVLVRPAWPPGDAIVVQSDQQAADAVAEHEFSRVFLTTGRTGTAIFKDSGAWFLIRAVTAPDPQDLPRRHQILLSRGPYRYDAELGLLREHHIDALVTKNSGGAMTRPKLDAAAALGVAVVMVDRPPLPPDVDTVATVEDAASWLSGRSR; translated from the coding sequence ATGCGGATCCTGTTGCTGGGCGGTACGTCTGAGGCGCGCGCACTGGCCGCCCAACTGCATCCGGACATCGACGTGATCAGCTCGCTGGCGGGCCGGGTGCCCGATCCCGCGCTTCCGGTGGGTCAGGTGCGCATCGGCGGGTTCGGCGGCGCCGACGGACTGCGCGACTGGTTGCGCGGAGCGGGCGTCGACGCCGTGGTCGATGCCACCCACCCGTTCGCGGCCACGATCACCTCCACCGCCGCCACGGTGTGCCGCGACCTCGGAGTGCCACACCTGGTGCTGGTCCGGCCCGCATGGCCGCCTGGCGACGCGATCGTGGTGCAGTCCGACCAACAGGCCGCGGATGCTGTTGCCGAACACGAATTCTCGCGGGTTTTCCTGACGACGGGACGTACGGGCACCGCAATATTCAAGGATTCCGGCGCGTGGTTCCTGATCCGTGCGGTGACAGCGCCCGATCCGCAGGACCTGCCTCGACGACACCAGATCCTCTTGTCGCGGGGTCCCTACCGCTACGACGCTGAGCTCGGTCTGCTTCGCGAGCACCACATCGACGCGTTGGTGACCAAGAACAGCGGCGGCGCCATGACGCGACCCAAACTCGACGCGGCCGCAGCTCTTGGAGTTGCGGTGGTCATGGTCGACCGCCCGCCCCTGCCGCCGGACGTCGACACCGTGGCCACGGTCGAGGACGCGGCCAGCTGGCTCAGCGGTAGGAGTCGATGA
- a CDS encoding precorrin-8X methylmutase, with protein MLDYIRDAAEIYRQSFVTIRAEADLSRFPEDVARVVVRLIHTCGQIDVADHVAFSDDVVAKTHAALAAGAPVLCDSSMVAAGITTSRLPAGNEVVSLVADGRAPELADRLGTTRSAAGVELWADRLGGAVVAIGNAPTALFRLLELIDEGAPVPAAVLGGPVGFVGSAQSKQELIERPRGMSYLVVQGRRGGSAMAAAAVNSIAQERE; from the coding sequence GTGCTCGACTACATCCGCGACGCCGCCGAGATTTACCGGCAGTCGTTCGTGACGATCCGCGCTGAAGCGGATCTGTCGCGGTTTCCCGAGGACGTCGCACGCGTCGTGGTCCGGCTGATCCACACCTGCGGGCAGATCGACGTGGCCGACCACGTCGCCTTCAGCGATGACGTCGTCGCGAAGACCCATGCGGCGCTCGCCGCAGGAGCGCCCGTGCTGTGCGATTCGTCGATGGTGGCCGCCGGCATCACCACGTCCCGGCTGCCTGCCGGCAACGAGGTCGTCTCCCTGGTCGCCGACGGACGTGCGCCCGAGCTGGCCGACCGGCTCGGCACCACGCGGTCGGCAGCAGGTGTCGAGCTGTGGGCCGACCGGCTCGGCGGTGCGGTGGTGGCGATCGGCAACGCGCCCACCGCCCTGTTCCGTCTCCTCGAGCTCATCGACGAGGGTGCGCCCGTCCCGGCCGCGGTACTGGGCGGACCGGTGGGGTTCGTCGGCTCCGCACAGTCCAAGCAGGAGCTGATAGAGCGACCCCGCGGGATGTCGTATCTGGTGGTGCAGGGCCGACGTGGTGGAAGCGCGATGGCGGCCGCTGCCGTGAATTCGATTGCGCAAGAACGCGAATGA